A window of the Salarias fasciatus chromosome 7, fSalaFa1.1, whole genome shotgun sequence genome harbors these coding sequences:
- the dnaja gene encoding dnaJ homolog subfamily A member 4 — MVRETGYYDLLGVSPTASPEEIKKAYRKLALKYHPDKNPSEGERFKTISQAYEVLSDAKKRDLYDQGGEQAIKEGGIGGGSSPMDIFNMFFGGGGQMHRERRGKNVVHQLSVTLEEMYNGATRKLGLQKNVICEKCDGYGGKKGTLEKCSTCKGRGVQVRVQQIGPGMIQQIQSMCSDCQGQGEKFSSKDRCKNCNGHKVERKRKILEVHIDKGMKDSQKITFHGEGDQEPGLEPGDVVIVLDQKDHPVFQRQGDDLIMKQKLKLVEALCGFKKTIQTLDNRTLIINSEPGEIIKHNDVKCVQKEGMPIYKDPYEKGQLIIQFEVEFPEKHWLPEHLMFQLERLLPPREDVMITDDMEEVDLMEVEDENQQRHYSREAYEEDDESPRSGVQCQTQ; from the exons ATGGTTCGAGAAACCGGTTACTACGACCTCCTGGGCGTGAGCCCCACGGCCTCACCGGAAGAAATCAAGAAGGCGTACAGAAAACTCGCTCTGAAATATCACCCCGACAAAAACCCCAGCGAAGGAGAGAGG TTCAAAACTATATCACAAGCCTATGAGGTGCTGTCAGATGCGAAGAAGCGAGACCTGTATGACCAAGGAGGAGAGCAAGCCATCAAAGAGGGAGGCATCGGTGGAGGAAGCTCCCCCATGGACATCTTCAACATGTTCTTTGGAGGTGGCGGGCAGAtgcacagagagaggagag GGAAAAATGTTGTCCACCAACTGTCTGTTACGCTGGAGGAGATGTATAATGGCGCCACAAGGAAACTTGGACTCCAGAAGAATGtaatttgtgaaaaatgtgacg GATATGGTGGCAAGAAAGGTACCTTAGAGAAGTGCTCAACCTGCAAAGGAAGAGGAGTCCAGGTCAGAGTGCAGCAGATTGGACCGGGCATGATTCAGCAGATCCAAAGCATGTGCTCAGACTGCCAGGGGCAGGGCGAGAAATTCAGCTCCAAGGACCGCTGCAAAAACTGCAACGGACACAAAGTAGAACGCAAAAGGAAAATTCTCGAAGTTCACATCGACAAAG gGATGAAAGACAGTCAGAAAATTACATTCCATGGAGAAGGTGACCAGGAGCCTGGCCTGGAGCCTGGAGACGTTGTGATTGTACTGGATCAAAAGGACCACCCCGTTTTCCAGAGACAAGGCGATGATTTAATAATGAAGCAGAAGCTCAAACTGGTGGAAGCCTTGTGTGGCTTCAAGAAGACCATTCAAACCCTGGACAACAGAACGCTCATCATTAACTCAGAGCCAG GTGAAATCATTAAGCACAATGATGTGAAATGTGTTCAGAAAGAGGGTATGCCAATTTACAAGGATCCCTATGAGAAGGGGCAGCTCATCATTCAGTTTGAG GTGGAGTTCCCAGAAAAACACTGGCTCCCGGAGCATCTCATGTTCCAGCTGGAGAGATTACTTCCCCCCAGAGAAGACGTGATGATTACAGATGATATGGAGGAGGTTGATCTCATGGAGGTAGAGGATGAGAACCAGCAGAGACACTACAGCAGGGAAGCCTACGAGGAAGATGATGAGAGTCCAAGAAGTGGAGTGCAGTGTCAGACACAGTGA
- the LOC115391618 gene encoding transient receptor potential cation channel subfamily M member 1-like — protein sequence MEINPPCGEHLYDEDGKKLPPCIPGAWLTPAIMACYLLVANILLVNLLIAVFNNTFFEVKSISNQVWKFQRYQLIMTFHDRPILPPPLIIFSHLYILFNRLFRRCARKKQEGELDEKDRGLKLRLNPEELKNLYEFEEQCVEEYFREKEDEQQSSSDERIKVTSERVENMSMRLEEVNERENTMKASLQTVDLRLAQLEEIHGRMAVALEKLAGVDKLELTRTYSRNSSVCDPSSLLRQGSINSADGYSLYRFHMDMEEFASKTKDADETAKSGLERQRSLRQASSVSNLSGKEAGQTLEVGGLDRSRPSSCVDILISPCEQKPASAASSQETLTNKGSTMLLDRLMDKNRLKPSSPPKRTKSLKHYPAEDQAASPLTKRRTMSTIIVSPPDEPEEVVEPIERAEMLIGSSSSPKRTKSLRYVPSESQASPITKKRAMSSIVYNPADAGDEELQTADYRSLLEQVTKSPNQWPADLEYQVHPSTLGHMPKISTVRNLTQQFQANTELKKQSETEESHSERKETPPAAKPEQNLRKPMAKRNLSDGTEYLTVADAKYMPSHRSQSWNATERKAKSFTVSRERRASCSDRDLDGDRGRVSAAEGEDETAKKTELQDEAQDKK from the exons ATGGAAATCAACC ctccATGTGGCGAACATCTATATGACGAAGATGGGAAGAAGCTCCCTCCGTGTATCCCTGGAGCCTGGCTCACGCCTGCTATCATGGCCTGTTACCTCCTCGTGGCAAACATTCTTCTGGTCAACCTGCTCATTGCAGTATTCAA CAACACGTTCTTTGAAGTCAAGTCCATTTCCAACCAGGTGTGGAAGTTTCAGCGGTACCAGCTGATCATGACCTTCCACGACCGTCCcatcctgccgccgccgctcatcATCTTCAGCCACCTCTACATCCTCTTCAACAGGCTCTTTCGACGCTGCGCCAGGAAGAAGCAGGAGGGAGAGCTGGATGAAAAGGACCGAGGCCTCA aGCTCAGGTTGAATCCAGAGGAGCTTAAAAATCTTTATGAGTTTGAGGAACAATGTGTGGAGGAATATTTCCGTGAAAAAGAGGATGAGCAGCAGTCCTCCAGTGACGAGCGCATTAAGGTCACATCAGAAAG AGTTGAGAATATGTCAATGCGTCTGGAGGAGGTGAATGAGAGGGAGAACACGATGAAGGCCTCCCTGCAGACCGTGGATCTCCGTCTTGCTCAGCTGGAAGAGATCCACGGGAGAATGGCGGTGGCGCTGGAAAAGCTTGCGGGAGTGGACAAGCTGGAGCTGACCAGGACCTACTCTCGAAATTCTTCCGTGTGCGACCCTTCGTCTCTGCTCCGCCAGGGCAGCATCAACAGCGCCGACGGCTACAGCCTGTACCGCTTCCACATGGACATGGAGGAGTTCGCGTCCAAGACGAAAGACGCAGACGAGACGGCGAAAAGTGGGCTGGAGAGACAGCGGAGTCTGCGCCAAGCCTCCAGCGTCAGCAACCTTAGCGGCAAGGAAGCTGGTCAGACCTTGGAGGTGGGCGGTTTGGACAGATCCAGGCCCAGCTCATGCGTGGACATTCTCATCTCCCCGTGCGAACAGAAGCCTGCTTCTGCGGCATCAAGTCAAGAGACCCTAACTAACAAGGGCAGCACGATGCTGCTGGACAGGCTCATGGACAAAAACAGACTGAAGCCCTCATCCCCTCCGAAAAGGACGAAATCCTTGAAGCACTATCCGGCTGAGGACCAGGCCGCCTCTCCTCTGACCAAGAGGAGGACGATGAGCACCATCATAGTGAGTCCTCCCGACGAGCCGGAGGAAGTGGTCGAGCCCATAGAAAGGGCCGAAATGCTAATAGGATCATCTTCCTCCCCAAAGAGGACAAAATCTCTGAGATATGTCCCGAGTGAAAGTCAAGCATCTCCCATCACGAAGAAGAGGGCGATGAGCAGCATCGTCTACAACCCGGCCGACGCCGGGGACGAAGAGCTGCAGACCGCAGACTACAGGTCACTGCTGGAACAAGTCACCAAGAGTCCAAACCAGTGGCCGGCAGATCTGGAGTATCAGGTGCATCCCAGCACCCTGGGCCACATGCCGAAAATCTCGACAGTCAGAAACCTGACTCAGCAGTTCCAAGCAAACACAGAACTCAAAAAACAAAGCGAGACTGAAGAGTCGCACTCAGAGAGGAAAGAAACTCCTCCGGCCGCAAAACCCGAACAGAATCTAAGAAAGCCAATGGCCAAAAGGAACCTTTCAGACGGTACGGAGTATCTGACCGTGGCCGATGCAAAGTATATGCCATCGCACAGGTCGCAGAGCTGGAACGCCACCGAGAGGAAGGCCAAGTCGTTCACAGTCAGCAGAGAGCGGAGAGCCTCCTGCAGCGACAGAGACCTTGATGGTGATCGTGGCAGAGTGTCGGCGGCGGAAGGAGAGGACGAGACCGCCAAGAAGACGGAGCTGCAAGACGAGGCACAGGACAAGAAATGA
- the LOC115392531 gene encoding ras-related protein Rab-8B: protein MAKTYDYLFKLLLIGDSGVGKTCLLFRFSEDSFNTTFISTIGIDFKIRTIELDGKRVKLQIWDTAGQERFRTITTAYYRGAMGIMLVYDICNEKSFENIKNWIRNIEEHASSDVEKMILGNKCDMTDRRQVSKDRGEKLAIDYGVKFLETSAKSSLNVEEAFYTMGRDILHNLSLKNTDSTAGGSGKPVKITEKKSKRIKIFKCSLL, encoded by the exons ATGGCGAAGACGTACGACTATCTGTTCAAACTGTTGCTGATCGGAGACAGCGGGGTGGGAAAGACATGTCTGCTGTTCAGATTCAGCGAGGACTCCTTCAACACCACCTTCATTTCCACAATAG GAATAGACTTCAAAATCCGAACAATAGAGCTGGATGGAAAGAGAGTCAAACTTCAGATCTG ggACACCGCAGGACAGGAGAGGTTTCGCACCATCACGACAGCTTACTATAGAGGAGCAATG GGCATTATGTTGGTCTACGACATCTGCAATGAGAAGTCttttgaaaatatcaaaaactgGATTAGAAATATCGAAGAG CATGCCTCGTCGGATGTGGAGAAGATGATCCTGGGTAACAAATGTGACATGACTGACAGGAGGCAGGTGTCTAAAGACCGAGGTGAAAAA CTGGCTATTGATTATGGAGTGAAGTTCTTGGAAACCAGTGCAAAGTCTAGCTTAAACGTAGAAGAG GCTTTTTATACAATGGGAAGAGACATATTGCATAATCTCAGCTTAAAGAAC ACTGACAGCACCGCTGGAGGATCGGGAAAACCAGTGAAGATCACAGAGAAGAAGTCGAAGCGGATCAAGATCTTCAAGTGTTCGCTCCTCTAG
- the acsbg1 gene encoding long-chain-fatty-acid--CoA ligase ACSBG1 isoform X1, with translation MAHEQADSEDTLEEINIAEDSAGTSLAPAHSLWTTDAGGSVLLRMDDGCPEKPVTVHQMFKTAVERYGNMHALASKINDKWEKITFFEYYQLCRKAAKSFIKLGLERFHGVAILGFNSAEWFISAIGAIMAGGIMTGIYATNSPEACQYVASDSKANVVVVENQKQLDKILQIRDSLPHLRAIVQYSGQADENISNLYSWEHFMELGVDVSDQNLDDIIDSQRANQCCVLIYTSGTTGKPKGVMLSHDNITWTAKNASRAGDVQPADTKQESLVSYLPLSHVAAQMYDLWTGIQFGELVYFAQPDALKGSLVTTLREVCPTSHMGVPRVWEKMMEKIKYAISQCGYVKKKLATWAMSVSLEVNQRFLLKDEGKPFLFFLADSLVLQKLRAELGFSCCQKFFSGAAPISTETMQFFLGLNIRLYEVYGMSESTGPHFMSGANAYKLPSCGKVVPGCRYKMADVDSEGTGEICFWGRNIFMGFLNMEDKTREILDEDGWLHSGDLGKIDEEGFLYITGRIKELIITAGGENVPPVPIEEAVKAELPIISNAMLIGDKRKFLSMLLTLKCCSNTETMEPTEALSLEAVEFCKQLGSHATTVSDIVEGQDKEVYQAIKEGIERVNAGATSNAQRIQKWTVLRKDFSVSGGELGPTMKLRRPVVLEMYHSVIESLYRN, from the exons ATGGCACATGAGCAGGCAGACAGTGAAGACACTTTAG AAGAGATAAATATAGCAGAAGACTCGGCAGGCACATCCCTCGCTCCAGCTCATTCCCTTTGGACGACTGACGCTGGAGGCTCCGTGCTGttgaggatggatgatggatgtccAGAGAAACCTGTCACAGTCCACCAGATGTTCAAAACCGCAGTGGAGAGATATGGAAACATGCATGCACTCGCCAGCAAGATCAACGACAAGTGGGAGAAGATAACTTTCTTTGAGTATTATCAGCTCTGCCGGAAAGCTGCCAAGAGCTTCATCAAG cTTGGTTTAGAGCGGTTTCATGGGGTGGCAATACTGGGATTCAATTCTGCTGAATGGTTCATTTCTGCTATCGGAGCCATCATGGCAGG AGGAATAATGACAGGAATTTATGCCACAAACTCACCAGAGGCTTGCCAGTATGTGGCCAGTGACTCCAAAGCCAACGTTGTAGTGGTTGAAAATCAAAAGCAACTGGATAAGATATTGCAG ATAAGAGACAGCTTACCCCACCTGAGGGCCATTGTGCAGTACAGCGGACAGGCTGACGAGAACATCTCAAATCTCTATTCT TGGGAGCACTTCATGGAGCTGGGTGTGGATGTTTCTGATCAAAATCTGGACGACATTATCGACAGCCAGCGAGCCAACCAGTGCTGTGTCCTGATCTACACGTCCGGGACCACAGGCAAACCCAAAGGAGTCATGCTCAGTCATGACAAC ATCACATGGACTGCCAAGAATGCCAGTCGGGCTGGAGACGTGCAGCCAGCCGACACTAAACAGGAGTCACTGGTGAGTTACCTGCCTCTCAGCCACGTCGCCGCTCAGATGTATGATCTCTGGACGGGAATCCAGTTTGGTGAACTGGTCTACTTTGCACAGCCGGATGCCCTGAAG GGAAGCCTGGTCACTACGTTGCGTGAGGTTTGTCCAACATCTCACATGGGTGTCCCGCGAGTGTGGGAGAAAATGATGGAGAAGATAAAATATGCCATCAGTCAGTGCGGATACGTGAAGAAGAAGCTGGCCACATGGGCAATGTCAGTGAGTCTGGAAGTCAATCAACGGTTTCTGCTAAA GGATGAGGGGAAACCGttcctcttcttcctggctGACAGCCTCGTGCTGCAGAAGCTCCGGGCTGAGTTGGGCTTTTCCTGCTGTCAGAAGTTCTTCTCCGGAGCTGCACCCATCAGCACCGAGACAATGCAGTTCTTCCTGGGCCTCAACATCCGTTTGTACGAGGTCTACGGCATGAGTGAGAGCACCGGACCTCACTTCATGTCAGGGGCCAACGCTTACAAACTACCCAG ttgTGGAAAGGTGGTACCTGGCTGTCGTTATAAAATGGCTGATGTAGACTCAGAGGGCACGGGGGAAATCTGCTTCTGGGGACGCAACATTTTTATGGGATTCCTCAACATGGAAGACAAAACCAGGGAAATCCTGGATGAAGATGGGTGGCTGCATTCAGGAGACTTGGGAAAGATTGATGAAGAGGGGTTCTTGTACATCACGGGGAGGATAAAAG AGCTGATCATCACAGCTGGAGGGGAGAACGTTCCACCCGTTCCCATAGAAGAAGCAGTGAAGGCGGAGCTACCGATCATTAGCAACGCCATGCTGATCGGAGACAAGAGGAAGTTCTTGTCCATGCTTTTAACCCTGAAG TGTTGCAGCAACACAGAAACCATGGAGCCGACAGAGGCGCTGAGCCTGGAGGCCGTGGAGTTCTGCAAACAGTTGGGCAGCCACGCAACCACGGTGTCGGACATCGTCGAAGGACAAGACAAGGAAGTGTACCAGGCAATCAAAGAGGGGATCGAAAGGGTGAATGCAGGCGCCACCTCGAATGCCCAACGCATCCAGAAGTGGACCGTTTTGAGGAAGGACTTCTCCGTTTCTGGAGGAGAGCTTG gTCCCACAATGAAGCTTCGCCGCCCCGTCGTCTTGGAGATGTACCACAGCGTCATAGAGAGTCTTTATCGAAACTAG
- the rps27l gene encoding 40S ribosomal protein S27-like translates to MPLAKDLLHPTIDQERRQHKKKRLVQSPNSYFMDVKCPGCYKITTVFSHAQTVVLCVGCSTVLCQPKGGKARLTEGCSFRRKQH, encoded by the exons ATGCCT CTGGCCAAAGACCTCCTCCACCCTACGATCGACCAGGAGAGACGAcaacacaagaagaagagaCTGGTTCAGAGTCCTAATTCCTATTTTATGGATGTGAAGTGCCCAG GCTGCTACAAGATCACCACTGTGTTCAGTCATGCACAGACAGTGGTGCTGTGTGTGGGATGCTCCACAGTGCTGTGTCAGCCCAAAGGAGGAAAGGCTCGCCTGACAGAGG GTTGCTCtttcaggaggaagcagcaTTAA
- the acsbg1 gene encoding long-chain-fatty-acid--CoA ligase ACSBG1 isoform X2, giving the protein MAHEQADSEDTLEINIAEDSAGTSLAPAHSLWTTDAGGSVLLRMDDGCPEKPVTVHQMFKTAVERYGNMHALASKINDKWEKITFFEYYQLCRKAAKSFIKLGLERFHGVAILGFNSAEWFISAIGAIMAGGIMTGIYATNSPEACQYVASDSKANVVVVENQKQLDKILQIRDSLPHLRAIVQYSGQADENISNLYSWEHFMELGVDVSDQNLDDIIDSQRANQCCVLIYTSGTTGKPKGVMLSHDNITWTAKNASRAGDVQPADTKQESLVSYLPLSHVAAQMYDLWTGIQFGELVYFAQPDALKGSLVTTLREVCPTSHMGVPRVWEKMMEKIKYAISQCGYVKKKLATWAMSVSLEVNQRFLLKDEGKPFLFFLADSLVLQKLRAELGFSCCQKFFSGAAPISTETMQFFLGLNIRLYEVYGMSESTGPHFMSGANAYKLPSCGKVVPGCRYKMADVDSEGTGEICFWGRNIFMGFLNMEDKTREILDEDGWLHSGDLGKIDEEGFLYITGRIKELIITAGGENVPPVPIEEAVKAELPIISNAMLIGDKRKFLSMLLTLKCCSNTETMEPTEALSLEAVEFCKQLGSHATTVSDIVEGQDKEVYQAIKEGIERVNAGATSNAQRIQKWTVLRKDFSVSGGELGPTMKLRRPVVLEMYHSVIESLYRN; this is encoded by the exons ATGGCACATGAGCAGGCAGACAGTGAAGACACTTTAG AGATAAATATAGCAGAAGACTCGGCAGGCACATCCCTCGCTCCAGCTCATTCCCTTTGGACGACTGACGCTGGAGGCTCCGTGCTGttgaggatggatgatggatgtccAGAGAAACCTGTCACAGTCCACCAGATGTTCAAAACCGCAGTGGAGAGATATGGAAACATGCATGCACTCGCCAGCAAGATCAACGACAAGTGGGAGAAGATAACTTTCTTTGAGTATTATCAGCTCTGCCGGAAAGCTGCCAAGAGCTTCATCAAG cTTGGTTTAGAGCGGTTTCATGGGGTGGCAATACTGGGATTCAATTCTGCTGAATGGTTCATTTCTGCTATCGGAGCCATCATGGCAGG AGGAATAATGACAGGAATTTATGCCACAAACTCACCAGAGGCTTGCCAGTATGTGGCCAGTGACTCCAAAGCCAACGTTGTAGTGGTTGAAAATCAAAAGCAACTGGATAAGATATTGCAG ATAAGAGACAGCTTACCCCACCTGAGGGCCATTGTGCAGTACAGCGGACAGGCTGACGAGAACATCTCAAATCTCTATTCT TGGGAGCACTTCATGGAGCTGGGTGTGGATGTTTCTGATCAAAATCTGGACGACATTATCGACAGCCAGCGAGCCAACCAGTGCTGTGTCCTGATCTACACGTCCGGGACCACAGGCAAACCCAAAGGAGTCATGCTCAGTCATGACAAC ATCACATGGACTGCCAAGAATGCCAGTCGGGCTGGAGACGTGCAGCCAGCCGACACTAAACAGGAGTCACTGGTGAGTTACCTGCCTCTCAGCCACGTCGCCGCTCAGATGTATGATCTCTGGACGGGAATCCAGTTTGGTGAACTGGTCTACTTTGCACAGCCGGATGCCCTGAAG GGAAGCCTGGTCACTACGTTGCGTGAGGTTTGTCCAACATCTCACATGGGTGTCCCGCGAGTGTGGGAGAAAATGATGGAGAAGATAAAATATGCCATCAGTCAGTGCGGATACGTGAAGAAGAAGCTGGCCACATGGGCAATGTCAGTGAGTCTGGAAGTCAATCAACGGTTTCTGCTAAA GGATGAGGGGAAACCGttcctcttcttcctggctGACAGCCTCGTGCTGCAGAAGCTCCGGGCTGAGTTGGGCTTTTCCTGCTGTCAGAAGTTCTTCTCCGGAGCTGCACCCATCAGCACCGAGACAATGCAGTTCTTCCTGGGCCTCAACATCCGTTTGTACGAGGTCTACGGCATGAGTGAGAGCACCGGACCTCACTTCATGTCAGGGGCCAACGCTTACAAACTACCCAG ttgTGGAAAGGTGGTACCTGGCTGTCGTTATAAAATGGCTGATGTAGACTCAGAGGGCACGGGGGAAATCTGCTTCTGGGGACGCAACATTTTTATGGGATTCCTCAACATGGAAGACAAAACCAGGGAAATCCTGGATGAAGATGGGTGGCTGCATTCAGGAGACTTGGGAAAGATTGATGAAGAGGGGTTCTTGTACATCACGGGGAGGATAAAAG AGCTGATCATCACAGCTGGAGGGGAGAACGTTCCACCCGTTCCCATAGAAGAAGCAGTGAAGGCGGAGCTACCGATCATTAGCAACGCCATGCTGATCGGAGACAAGAGGAAGTTCTTGTCCATGCTTTTAACCCTGAAG TGTTGCAGCAACACAGAAACCATGGAGCCGACAGAGGCGCTGAGCCTGGAGGCCGTGGAGTTCTGCAAACAGTTGGGCAGCCACGCAACCACGGTGTCGGACATCGTCGAAGGACAAGACAAGGAAGTGTACCAGGCAATCAAAGAGGGGATCGAAAGGGTGAATGCAGGCGCCACCTCGAATGCCCAACGCATCCAGAAGTGGACCGTTTTGAGGAAGGACTTCTCCGTTTCTGGAGGAGAGCTTG gTCCCACAATGAAGCTTCGCCGCCCCGTCGTCTTGGAGATGTACCACAGCGTCATAGAGAGTCTTTATCGAAACTAG